The genomic stretch TGTGCATGGTCTCCTTGGTGATCCAGTAGTATCCGGTCAAGGAGTGCTAGGATTACTTCAACGAGGAGTGTAATAGCTAGACATTATAATCTTGTATCCTAGCTAGTTTCTTTGTTAAGTCAGCCATGTGGGTGAGAGTTAGGCTGAGCTCTCTTATAAGagaacaaagaggtctcggtaattagtgaatccggaCTTGTCTGATACCtacataattgaattatttaaaaaaacaataacatacatagtactactagtatttcattattttttctgTTCAAATGGAAAAAGACACTGCTATATTTGATACACACCTTCAAATGAAGATGAGATTTGAAAATAACCTTGACCTCACAAATACTACTCCACCGCTAATTAATAATGAAGACACAAATAGTATCAACAATTTTCGAGAGCATGAGACATGAGTGTGGTTGTAACTTGTAAAGATGGAAACATCAGATTATTATCTGATGCCATAGTACTGTCATTGTAATGATTGTTATTTAGTCGATCATTAATTAAACTTGCTTCAGGTGAAAGCAACATTCGTACAAGAACGTGCACAAATGCGAATGTTGCTAAATCTTACGCTAACAAAAATGACTTCATATTTATTTCCAGCATGACTCGATCGAGTCCCTTCCCTATATTAGATCTTAACTTGCGTAGAAATCTTGGTATACAACTTTGTCGATCctggattaaaaaaaattattgatagtTTTGATGTGAATATTTGAGATTGTATTCATAGAGAAGAACATATATGTAGCTAAGAATAAAGAGGTTTAGacttgtttgattaaaaaaccATGCTTGGCTTGAATACAGTACAAGAAGCGATGCTATATGTTGATATTAGTGTTTACTATTTTTCAAGCATGATTTTTTAGCACGGGAAGATGAAGCTTTTGTTAGTAGTAGTTTCACTAATCAACGTTGTATGAACTACATATTTGACTTTTTCAAGCATGCTAATCAAACATGTTGAAAAGCATGGGTAAAAGGCCTCTATCTAGGTCTATCATGTTAATTAAATGAGGCCTAAGTACGGAAAGGTGTATAAAATATTCTGGGAAGAAACAATTACATGAGAGAGTTTCACATCGATCCCACATCGCTCTACTCATTTTTAGTTGCTAACGGTTTATATTCAACTAAGAGACAAACTCAGCCCGCAGGGGCGTAGTGCAGTTGGCAACGGAAgagcagatcttgctgcaatgagcttgggttcgaatcccactgctgtcgtgtagttgcttctaTCTCTCaagcacaagtgtgaggccttgggagatgggcttctggcaaccagtgggttaaggccttccccttaacgggctactgtataccctgattgaaccccctcacatgatgtcgggccggagtgtaGGGGCCaccaaggcgacggaatcgccttttttGCTTTTTAAATAAAAGGTCCAATCTTTGTATTGGGCTCAAAATTGGCCCAAACAAAATCATGAAATCAAATATTTTTGGGTCAAGTACAGGGAGCCTCTTAAACTAgaaaatcacacacacacactggaATTAAGAAAGAGTTCAATTAATGAAACACGCAAATCTCTAATCAAATTGGCTAAGAGATTTAATGAAAGCCCCAAAGCCAACATAAGTTACACCCAGTCACGACGGCCCAACACCTTTTACATGGATGGGGCTAATTACTTCTTCAACCTACTCTTCATTAGTAGTATTGTATTGCAAGataaattaacaatttaaagagaggaagaaaaaaaagaagaattgaaaaagaaaaaacacaaaCCACTACCTAGAAGTATTGAAACCGAAATCAAAAGATAACGAGCAATGAAAAGATATAAAAAGTACTTGAATTGATAATTTAAAGTTAAAATCGATCGCCGGAGTCATGTCgtgtcgggtcgggtcgggtcggaaTATTTAATTAGAGGGGTGGGTTCTAGCATAGTGAAGCACCATTATGTGATGAGTAGTTGAGGAATTGGGAAGCAAAGTGATGAAATCCCTTGAACTACTCCAAATGTTATCTCTTACATACTGCAATGTCAACAAAGGTAGAAGCCTTTGCCCTTTGCATCTTATCTCTATCtgcaaaataaacacaaattaACCGAATCATTCCAttatttattacacataatTATTTCATCattcattattattagtgttatCATGCATACACATATGGTCATGATGACTACACACATGTCAATTCTCATATGATGCAAATTTGTCCCATGCACGTCTAATGTCACGTATCAGAAATAGCTGTTAATGCATTGGAAATTTGGAAGTAGGTGTGAGAGAAGTTCACCCTAAATAAACGTTATTTTTGGAGTGATTGATAAAGAAATAATGGTatatgtgtttatattttcatcaATCTGATGCAGAGGGTTATTAATCATAGCAAGATTTATAGAAAAGGTTAATAAACTTAATCAAATCAATGAGTCAAAATCACATCTACTAATATATTTTCATGTTACTATATATTGAACTTTCAAATAAGCTAATCCCTACACAATTAAACAGAAGTAACACATTATGTTTATATATAGGGATTGATTATACTATCGGTATGAGTCATTCTATTGTCATACGCATGGGCATCTTCCAAATTCTTTTTGCCAAAGAAACCGATCACATCAAAATATATCTTTCTCTATCAACAAAGTAAACCCTTTAATTAGTTTATGTTGGACGCACGTATTGcattctaattaattaattgattggtATATTGTTGAAGAAGCGATAATCACGCATCTAATTTAATAATGTTATCGACAAgatgtattaattaattatgatataGTTTAGACATAAAACCTACCCAATACTGAGAGCTATGCCGCCCCAATGCAAAATTTCCACCATCACTAAATTTATCTACACTTTAATCATTTTACAAGGGACCCATTCAGACTTTGCTCCTAAGCCTAAATCATTATACCTTTAGACTTCATTTTATTTGATGTTGGAATACTATCCATCTCTACAATAttttataatactactatacCACATTTGTTACTAGTATTATTTGTACATTGTAAAAAGATGCACAAATATCGGCCACCGAACAATAATTATaacaatatataatataaaatgataagaagaagaataactacaacaacaataatttaatataaacaaaaaagtTGACGGATCCTGAGAGTACGGCGAGTAATCGgcactttttatatttatatattcctTATTTATATAGTTTATCTAACTTGTATGTGATAGGTTTGCAACCTCAATTAATATTAtctaatagtagtatatatatcTTTCATGCAAGTCTCCTTCACGTTGCTTTCTTCACTTACAAaacctatatatatagtagattatgtataaaaaaaaataattttatgtacATATTAGGGATATAGCCGGGCCCACATAAACCTAAATACTATATAGCTTCAATTTCCATACCAATTAATGAAGATCCAAGACTCTTGCTGGCTAAGTCCCTAATAATAAACGTATGTATATTCGTGACTTGCCAAAACTATTTATGTATAACTACttgtagtagtataattatCTTAGACATTCCCTCCAGACATTCTTGCTAGTAGTGGACTAGTAGTAATGAACATTCCAttccctctctctcacacacatacGCATACGCATAcgcatacacatacacatacacatacacatacacatataaaTATGTGTGTAAATTGAATTTGATTATATGGTCACGTCAATCCTCATCACGCTTTCTTGTTCGTTTCTTGTCAACAACACCAAATCATTCTGCTGTGCATTATCTATCATGCATTGCTTTCCTCCAACGCAAAACATCCattcacttctctctctctctctctctctctctctctctctctctctctctctctctctctaaatcaTAAGGGCTCAgaattctcttctctcttcacGCTCACATTAAAGTCTACTTTTTTCTTGGAACATAAATAATCCTACGTAAAAATTGAAGCAAATAAAGACCATATAAATCAATGCCTCAAGCACACAGCTCTAAATTACCCCCTTTCAACTCTTAATGTTagtaattatttcaattttgcAATTATTTCCACTACTTAAGTGTATGATACACTCCTTATAAATAGTTGCTGGGAAGTGGGAATAAATAGGATAAATTATAGTACGTATATGATGATGGtctttatcatttatttatCACCTTTTATTATGATGGAAGTGCAGCACTTAAGACAATCAAGGCCCTACAATGGGCTGGGTTGAAACCAACGCAAGCATGATGAAATCAAACCATATTACACTTGAAGACGACATGCTCCACGTGTGATTTTTCACTAGTTCaattatatttaaatgttttcctttctttgtttttgctgctctatatttatgatttatgaataACACGTAGCTTAAAGTGATTAATGATGATCCTAATCCTAAAACAATATCAGAAACCTAGCTATTTTCCTTTTCTACTATTATAAACCTCCCTCAAATTATAGGGTTATAATAACATCAGGACAAAAGGATAAGACcaataatatatttttctaaTCATATTCTAGTATATTAAATGGATCCAATGTGATCTCTATACAAGATTTTTCCCCCTCTATAATTAACATCAATGTTTGTTGTCACGTATTCTGAGTAATAATTAATCATTATTACGAGATATAAACTCTATTAATACGCTCATATTCATATGGTATGAAAACAAAGATCTTCAGCTTAaaagtaatttaatttcatcataCCAAATCAGTCCGAGATTTCCCCATTTAAGtacgagagagagaaaatgccCTAAGTATACTTGATTTTCATGCAGATTCCAAACTTTAATTTGGAGATATTTTATTATCCCTACCCACTTATAATCCTAATGATTGGCCACTAAGTTGCATGCCGTGTCTAAAAAAGGTTTTTGAAATTCCGGGCCAAAACGGGCATaatttattattctattttaggtcatatatttataatcaAGACCGCTTAACCATGCTAACAACTTGGCTAAATAATTAtgacttaaaaaataaaaactaattaacCATGCCACCTCTAAATAGAACTATACtaacaaatcaaaattagagaaaaaatgattaaGGGGGACGGAAAGGTTGACTTAGGAAAACATGCATGATATGTACAGGACAATGTTGAGTGTCATACATTCTCAACGTATCAAATTCGTGTATTTAATAACTAATAAATGTATACAAGAGCGGCACGTATAATTCAACCtaagatattttttattttaacaatATTACATTAGAATTCTGTTGGTTGTACAAATGGCTGTTTAGATTATAGATTATGTTATGATAAGATGTTTTCAATACCTTACTTTATGATATGAAGTCTGATGTGCAATCAAAGGAGGGTTATATACGCATCCTAATCATAAAGGGTTgacataattataaattaatcaatactaaattaaaaaattatactagtagaACTTTGAATACTTGCATTAATTAAGAGGAAATTGTATTCGAAATGTTTGCAGTTGTACTATGTTGGGAAATGGGAATTGAGGTAGGCAGCTGGTTAGGCTAATTTCAGTTTAGGAGGCAGAATGATATTCTGAATTAAAgacgatttaaataattaaacaagGAAAATGGATTTGAGTATTATTCCAGTTGATTACTCTATAATATATGGCATTGacatcaattttttattaaataaaataaataaagatttacACGCCAGAAGCACACATAATATTTACACTTTAATTTTCAAACAGattgaaatattttatattagcATTTAAATAGAGCATGCAGCTAGCTATCCTACGATAAACTTATAATACgagtataatttaatattcagcTAGTTAGACCACGACAATATTTGGAGCCacgtatcattttattgatCGATCGAGTTTACCTTCACCAAAATACTCTAATTCCAGACTTGAAATCCTAATTACATCATATATCTCCGATTTAAGTCAAACAGAATGAAACCAACCTACTTCCTCAACTTTATGACGAATTTCAGCCTATATTGAAATATGTTCTTAATCTCGATAATTCATACTATTATGCACtaggagtagtatattataaaacaataaatctagaattttcattatatttgcTGGCATATGCAGTATCAAATACTTATACATACTTCTAAATATCCACAATTGAACGTTCTACAACGACTGGGTCATTTGTAACACGCATGTATAAAATTAAGCAATATGTCGtataaataattactataaGAATATTCCATCCAAAATTGTTAACGACCTAACTCATTAAATTATCCAACAAATTGAAGTAGCTACCTTGATTATTGACGAAACTATTAATTAATAGTCGATTACGGAATATCATATCTTTAAACTCTCTAAAACACGTCTTCCTATAGAAATTCCCAATTAAAAACCATCATTAGTCATCACGTCGAAATTCATAATTTACTTTGATTAATTTTATCTTAAGAACATCTCCAGATAACACAACAAATATTCTACAACTAATTATTCGGAAGAATAattttagtaatattttttatgcaTGATACTTAATCCTCAACATCCAAACTTGCTGCAACTTTTGGCTAGTTGAGATGGACATACCTTAGAAAAtcttatacaaataaaaaaaatactgtgTACCTATATTCTTTCAACTACAACTCAATCTCCTTATGCTCTTTATAATGACTGGATTTTAATCACATTTGTTGTAAAATTAATCGCAGAAAAAATGCATCCAGTTTAATTTTTGATAAATCTTTTGCAATAATGGCTTGTGACTTTGAATCACTAACCTTTATCCTACGCTGTTAAGCCTATCCATAAACACAACAAAATTTACAGATTAATACTATATCCGTAGCAACTAAAACGGAATAAGAATTAAACTATAGATATCTTAAGGATGCaatgaaattataattaaaacGAAGGGTTAACTTTCTTTTTGTGGGTTTGTTATATTTTTGAATGGCCTACACAAATAAACACCAAAAATGCATATGGGAAATAATCACTTAATCATTTTCCATTATACTTGAACCTATTATTTGTCTGGAAACTAAGAAACCATCAAATTCGGGTGTATAATTCCTTAGTACTAGAAAACTAAAAAGTAGACTTTCTCCTCTTTAATAATgcctatatataaaaaatatatatggacAAATTTTAAGGTTACAAAGTTGAAAATAGCTTATAAAATAGGGCACTTAGcttatgtataaatatagtaaGGTGTTAtataatgatgatgataatgatgAGTGGATTGAGGGAAGGTTAATCGATGGAGGCGTCACTTTCCTGAAAACAAAATGAAGTAGAGAAGCAAATAGCTATGGGAGTTGCTTATAAGGTGACAAGTAGTTTTCCTTGAACATTTCGTCACTTCAACCCTAAATCTCATATCCTTTACTTGGATCATAACTAACTCTCTAAATCACCTATTAACGACTGATGAAACAAGCAATTAAGTATCCACTAATTATGGGATTAAGCTAATATCAACAGAAACAGACCTAAAACACATACACCATACCTACTTATGATGTTATCCCTTGAGATTAAGAACTAACCCACTATGGTTCTCCTGTTTACATCATCTCACACACACCAACCATTTCTCCTCCTATTCCATATTACCGAATCACATCTAACATACTAATGAAGAAGATGGTGAGTTTAATTAATTACCTCTGATTCATCTTCCAAGCTAAGCTTGTTAACAAGGTATTTTATCACCAGTCGAATCGTCATCCTCCCATCCCTAAAACACAGAAACAAATGATTGAAtcattattcattttcagagttTGAATAATAGAAAAggaattagtagtagtagtagtagtagtagtagtagtagtagtagtagtagtagtagtagtagtagtagtagtagtagtagtagggAATTACTTGATTCTCAAGTAGCTCTTGGATATCTGGGGAAGAAATGGCTCTCTTTCCCTGAGATGGTGAGAAACAGCCCATTACACATGATGATGTCGAAAGTAGGGACACCagaaatcaacaaaaaatgGTGATGATTAGTTCGATTACACTTTTATTTCTAACAATTGAAGTAGCTACTTACTGATTATGCGATGTTTGGAGCATAAACCAGACTCCAGAATGCGGCCTCCTCGGGGGCTGCACCACTCTGAAATCCGGCGCTGCAGCCACGTCGTAGAGCTGGAACGCCGGCCTCACAAAATAAGAGGGCGATGGCGATGGCGATGGAGTAGCAATCGGAATAGGCCTAAACGCCCAGTTAATCTCGTGCTGATGCGATGATATAAAAGAGGGGCTACACCCGGGCGGGGCCCGAATTTGCGAATGAGGAGGCATCAACTCCAACTCCACCGGCGGCATATTCTTTTTTCCGCCGCTACCGCCGCCGATGCTGAGCTGCAGCCACTCCTCGTCTTTGGAGCTCGATTCACCGCCTTCCTTAACACGACTATCTCCCTTTTCCTCCGTCATTCCACCAACTAGATCCGATCCTACGCTTAAGAAACCATAACCCTCGCCGCCGCAAAATCTCCTCTTCTCAGCCGAAAACATGGTCATCTCGAAACCCCAGCCCGATCACAAACGATCTCCATGAATGAGAGAGAGATCTATTGCTGCTGCCATGGACATGAATCAAACCAGATGCACCTCATACCCATTTACCAGATaactattactactattaattttgttgtgtgtgtatatatatctatatctatatatggtggaaataagagaataaagCTTTCAAATCTCACTTTCCATTAATTCTCTTTGTTTGGAAGCTTGTGGGGGGCTGGGGCTGGTAGAGAGATGGTGCTTAGTCAGTTACATGCTATATATAATGTCAAGGGATGTGTATacatatatgtgtatgtgtacgTATATTATAGGGCCAACAGTAATTAGctatatagtatttttttgactattaataagaaaaaaatacacGTTCCAACTTGTTTTGTAATGGAGGTTTTCCAAGCTAACAACTTTAGGGCATGTTCCAAGAATGCAAAATTACAATACAAGTAACTCTCTTTTTCAGATATCACAAAAAAGGCCCTTTTTAGCTTCTTTTGGGGCATTGGATACTAGGAAAGGAATTAACCCATCTTTTTCTATTACCTGGAAATGCTAAACACCATTAATTTCTCTTCATTAATCTATTGTATAACCTAGATTAATTAACTCCAACCAACGCTTTATATCCGATTATAGTtaatttagttatcttttatgTTCACTTTTTAATTCAAGACTAAAGTctcaatttggtccttaacatattgcgttttttttattttggtccaaaacattatcttttgaattattcggtccctcacatttgaaatcggatcacatttggtccattttggacggttccgtcaaatttttgatggttttaattaccgggtcacaaatccgtcactaatccgtcactaactaggagaaactgatccgtcacaaatCCATCACAACTTTATTCAAACAGATTTCCATAACTGTTAGTCTGTAGTGAAACAGCAGCTCAGTTTCCTCCTCTGTATAGTTGGAATTTCGCAAGAAACTAGTCGGAAACTTTGAATCAATCGTTTGCAGTTGACTCGCGTTGCCTTCTCCGACGACTGCTGTATCCATCTCCCAAGAACAATCCAACTATCTTCTATATAGTGAGTAGTACGCATTTTTTACACCTTTTCAAATCATTCCCGCTGCACAATATTTTTCCCAAACAAGGCAGCAAAACTGCTCCATTTCATAATCTGCAGCACAGATTCTCGATCGGCGGCGATGGGGAGCTATTTGAAGGATTTCTCCGACGTGAAGCCGAAGAACTCGACCGAGGAGGCGCTGCAGCGATGGAGGAATGCTTGTTGGTTGGTGAAGAATCGGAAGAGGAGATTTCGCTTCACTGCTAATCTTTCCAAGCGTTTCGAAGTTCGTGAGATCCAGAAATCCAATCAGGTTAAATAGCTTCTTCTCCCCCCCTCTCTCTGATTCAATTTGAAGTATGAGGTTTGTTTGCGATTGATTCGGTTTAATTCGGCTTAAATGAACTCTTTTGCTAGTGATTTGAAGTGGATAATTTGGTTAATTAGTAGGCTAGATTAAAATGAAGCATGAATTTCTGGTTAATTAAGTTTatagatttggaatttttaAGATTTCAAGACTTTTTGATGTTGTTGTATTGCCCCCATTAGTTTCCCAAAGAACTCGCATCGTGTTCTCGCGCATATTGCCGGTAGCCGCATCGTGTTCGCGCGtgtattagtgacggattagtgacggatttgtgacggatcagtttctcccagttagtgacggattagtgatgGATTtatga from Salvia splendens isolate huo1 chromosome 4, SspV2, whole genome shotgun sequence encodes the following:
- the LOC121798452 gene encoding protein LAX PANICLE 2-like; the protein is MTMFSAEKRRFCGGEGYGFLSVGSDLVGGMTEEKGDSRVKEGGESSSKDEEWLQLSIGGGSGGKKNMPPVELELMPPHSQIRAPPGCSPSFISSHQHEINWAFRPIPIATPSPSPSPSYFVRPAFQLYDVAAAPDFRVVQPPRRPHSGVWFMLQTSHNQEREPFLPQISKSYLRIKDGRMTIRLVIKYLVNKLSLEDESEIEIRCKGQRLLPLLTLQYVRDNIWSSSRDFITLLPNSSTTHHIMVLHYARTHPSN